The genomic DNA CGCCTCCTTTCGGGTGGCCGGTCCCGGCCCCGTTCCTGCCCCATGGACGGGAAAGGGGCCCTGAGGGCCCCTTTTAAGCCGAATCGCTCCCGTCCGCTTCGGGTGCGTCCTCGTGAACTCCCAATTCAAACCGCGCAAAGCGGTTGATGCGCACGTTCTCGCCCACCCGCGCCACCGTCTGCTTGACCAGCTCGCCGACGGTCACATCGGGATCCCGGATGAAGGGCTGCTCTTCCAGGCAGACTTCCGACAGGTACTTGTTCAGCCGCCCCTCCACCATGCGCTCCACCACGTTCTCCGGCTTCCCTTCCTGCAGGGCCTGGCGCCGGAGAAGCTCCTTCTCCTGCTCCAGCACTTCGGGCGGAATGTCCTCCCGCCGCACCCAGCGGGGATTGGCGGCAGCCACCTGCATGGCCAGATCCCGGACGAAGTTGCGGAAGTC from Sphingobacteriaceae bacterium includes the following:
- the tsf gene encoding translation elongation factor Ts, encoding MTISASQVKELREKTGAGMMDCKRALEEAKGDMEEAIRILREKGMAAAERKAGRRASEGLVDAYIHHGNRVGALIEVNCETDFVARTEDFRNFVRDLAMQVAAANPRWVRREDIPPEVLEQEKELLRRQALQEGKPENVVERMVEGRLNKYLSEVCLEEQPFIRDPDVTVGELVKQTVARVGENVRINRFARFELGVHEDAPEADGSDSA